One window of the Delphinus delphis chromosome 20, mDelDel1.2, whole genome shotgun sequence genome contains the following:
- the CCER2 gene encoding coiled-coil domain-containing glutamate-rich protein 2 — translation MQRREPTVPLLLLLLPPLLALLLGAANAAPLAPRPSKEELTRCLAEVVTEVLMLGQAKRGPCMALLHKEMCETESCGCGSTEEKGLLVGDFKKPEAGKTRSSQEVRDEEEEAAERTHKAEVREQAIREQLHGRLRQEDHRKEEEKERGPVETIEGPWKRVAGQTSDEETAQFEAEEKGVQVLGRGHSLWPGAEAGGERHEDRHHLHQAEAEPKQEKREASDREEHDVERLEHTRDELKKATEMLGEELRRAG, via the exons ATGCAGCGCCGCGAGCCCACCGTGCCGCTCTTGCTACTGCTGCTGCCTCCTCTGCTGGCGCTGCTGCTCGGGGCGG CCAACGCGGCTCCCCTGGCACCGCGACCCTCCAAGGAGGAG CTGACCCGCTGTCTGGCAGAGGTGGTCACAGAAGTGCTGATGCTGGGCCAGGCCAAGCGAGGCCCCTGCATGGCTCTGCTCCACAAAG AAATGTGTGAGACAGAGTCCTGCGGCTGTGGGTCCACTGAAGAGAAAGGCCTCCTGGTTGGGGATTTTAAAAAGCCAGAGGCTGGGAAGACAAGGTCCAGCCAGGAGGTGAGGGACGAGGAAGAGGAGGCAGCAGAAAGGACCCACAAGGCCGAAGTGCGGGAACAGGCCATCCGCGAGCAGCTCCACGGCCGGCTGCGCCAGGAGGACcacagaaaggaggaggaaaaggagagagggccCGTGGAGACCATTGAGGGCCCGTGGAAGCGGGTGGCAGGGCAGACCAGCGATGAGGAGACGGCCCAGTTCGAGGCAGAGGAGAAGGGGGTGCAGGTGCTGGGCAGGGGCCACAGCCTGTGGCCGGGTGCCGAGGCGGGTGGAGAGAGGCACGAGGACCGCCACCACCTCCACCAGGCAGAAGCTGAGCCCaagcaggagaagagagaggcttCGGACAGGGAG GAGCATGACGTGGAACGGCTGGAGCACACGAGAGATGAGCTGAAGAAGGCGACGGAGATGCTGGGAGAGGAGCTCAGGAGGGCGGGCTGA
- the NFKBIB gene encoding NF-kappa-B inhibitor beta produces MAGVACLGKAADADEWCDSGLGSLGPDAAAPGGGLGAELGPGLSWAPLVFGYVTEDGDTALHLAVIHQHEPFLDFLLGFAAGTEYLYLQNDLGQTALHLAAILEEASTVEKLYAAGASLLVAERGGHTALHLACRVGAHACARVLLQPRPRCPRGVPNTYLAQGSDHTPDTNHTSVALYPEPDLEKEEDESEEDWKLQLEAENYEGHTPLHVAVIHKDAEMVRLLWEAGADLNKPEPTCGRSPLHLAVEAQAADVLELLLKAGANPATRMYGGRTPLGSAMLRTNPILARLLRAHGAPEPEDEDKPGPCSSSSDSDSGDEGDEYDDIVVHSGRSPNQLPPTPASKPLPDDPI; encoded by the exons ATGGCCGGGGTCGCGTGCTTGGGGAAAGCTGCGGATGCCGACGAATGGTGCGACAGCGGCCTGGGCTCTCTGGGTCCGGACGCGGCGGCCCCCGGAGGAGGGCTAGGCGCGGAGCTGGGCCCGGGGCTGTCGTGGGCGCCCCTCGTCTTTGGCTACGTCACTGAGGATGGCGACAC GGCCCTGCACTTGGCCGTGATTCACCAGCACGAGCCCTTCCTGGACTTCCTCCTAGGATTCGCCGCTGGGACTGAGTACCTGTACCTGCAGAATGACCTGGGCCAG ACAGCCCTGCATCTGGCAGCCATCCTGGAAGAGGCATCCACGGTGGAGAAGCTGTATGCAGCGGGTGCCAGCTTGCTGGTGGCGGAGCGTGGGGGCCACACGGCGCTGCACCTGGCCTGCCGCGTCGGGGCACACGCCTGCGCTCGTGTGCTGCTCCAGCCCCGCCCCCGGTGCCCCAGGGGAGTCCCCAACACCTACCTCGCTCAGGGCTCTGACCACACCCCTGACACCAACCACACCTCTGTTGCCTTGTACCCTGAACCTGacctggagaaggaagaggatgaGAGTGAAGAGGACTGGAAACTGCAGCTGGAGGCTGAAAACTATGAGG GCCACACCCCACTCCATGTGGCTGTCATCCACAAAGACGCGGAGATGGTCCGACTGCTCTGGGAGGCCGGAGCTGACCTCAACAAACCG GAGCCCACATGTGGCCGCAGCCCCTTGCACTTGGCAGTGGAGGCCCAGGCAGCCGATGTGCTGGAACTTCTCCTGAAGGCCGGTGCCAACCCCGCCACCCGCATGTACGGTGGCCGCACCCCACTCGGCAGCGCCATGCTCCGGACCAACCCCATCCTCGCCCGCCTCCTCCGTGCACACGGAGCCCCTGAGCCCGAGGACGAGGACAAGCCTGGCCCCTGCAGCAGCAGTAGCGACAGCGACAGCGGGGACGAGGGC gatgAATATGACGACATCGTGGTCCACAGTGGCCGGAGCCCAAACCAGctacctcccaccccagcctcgAAACCGCTCCCTGATGACCCCATCTGA
- the SIRT2 gene encoding NAD-dependent protein deacetylase sirtuin-2 isoform X1: MAEPDPSDPVETQAGKVQEAQDSDSDTEGGAAGGEGEMDFLRNFFSQTLGLGTQKERLLDELTLEGVTRYMQSERCRRVICLVGAGISTSAGIPDFRSPNTGLYANLEKYHLPYPEAIFEIGYFKKHPEPFFALAKELYPGQFKPTVCHYFIRLLKEKGLLLRCYTQNIDTLERVAGLEAEDLVEAHGTFYTSHCISPVCRQEYALSWMKEKIFSEVTPKCEKCRSVVKPDIVFFGENLPARFFSCLQSDFLKVDLLIIMGTSLQVQPFASLISKAPLSTPRLLINKEKTGQMDPFLGMMMGLGGGMDFDSKKAYRDVAWLGDCDQGCLALADLLGWKKELEDLVRKEHASIDAQSGSGAPNPTTSASSRKSPPPAKEEARTTEGEKPQ; this comes from the exons atGGCTGAGCCGGATC cctctgaccCTGTGGAGACCCAGGCAGGGAAggtgcaggaggcccag gACTCAGATTCAGACACTGAGGGAGGAGCGGCTGGCGGAGAAGGAGAGA TGGACTTCCTGCGGAATTTCTTCTCCCAGACACTGGGCCTGGGCACCCAGAAGGAGCGTCTGCTGGACGAATTAACCCTGGAAGGGGTGACCCGCTACATGCAGAGTGAGCGCT GTCGCAGGGTTATCTGTTTGGTGGGAGCTGGAATCTCCACTT CGGCGGGCATCCCTGACTTCCGCTCCCCAAACACGGGCCTCTACGCCAACCTGGAGAAATACCATCTTCCCTACCCGGAGGCCATCTTTGAGATTGGCTACTTCAAG AAACACCCAGAGCCCTTCTTTGCCCTCGCCAAGGAACTCTATCCTGGGCAGTTCAAG CCCACCGTCTGCCACTACTTCATCCGCCTGCTGAAGGAGAAAGGGCTGCTCCTGCGCTGCTACACGCAG aACATAGACACCCTGGAGCGAGTGGCGGGGCTGGAGGCCGAGGACCTGGTGGAGGCCCACGGCACCTTCTACACGTCTCACTGCATCAGCCCCGTCTGCCGGCAGGAGTACGCGCTAAGCTGGATGAAAG AGAAGATCTTCTCCGAGGTGACTCCCAAGTGTGAGAAATGTCGGAGTGTGGTGAAGCCTG ATATCGTGTTCTTTGGCGAGAACCTCCCGGCGCGTTTCTTCTCCTGCCTGCAGTCA GACTTCCTGAAGGTGGACCTCCTCATCATCATGGGCACCTCCCTGCAGGTGCAGCCCTTCGCATCCCTTATCAGCAA GGCGCCCCTCTCCACCCCGCGCCTGCTCATCAACAAGGAGAAGACTGGCCAG ATGGACCCTTTCCTCGGGATGATGATGGGCCTCGGAGGAGGCATGGACTTCGACTCCAAGAAGGCCTACAG GGATGTGGCCTGGCTGGGTGACTGCGACCAGGGCTGCCTGGCCCTTGCCGACCTCCTCGGATGGAAG AAGGAACTGGAGGACCTTGTCCGGAAGGAGCATGCCAGCATAGATGCCCAGTCGGGGTCAGGGGCTCCCAACCCCACCACTTcagcttcctccaggaagtctccaCCTCCTGCCAAGGAGGAGGCCAGGACCACGGAGGGAGAGAAACCCCAGTGA
- the SIRT2 gene encoding NAD-dependent protein deacetylase sirtuin-2 isoform X2, with protein sequence MDFLRNFFSQTLGLGTQKERLLDELTLEGVTRYMQSERCRRVICLVGAGISTSAGIPDFRSPNTGLYANLEKYHLPYPEAIFEIGYFKKHPEPFFALAKELYPGQFKPTVCHYFIRLLKEKGLLLRCYTQNIDTLERVAGLEAEDLVEAHGTFYTSHCISPVCRQEYALSWMKEKIFSEVTPKCEKCRSVVKPDIVFFGENLPARFFSCLQSDFLKVDLLIIMGTSLQVQPFASLISKAPLSTPRLLINKEKTGQMDPFLGMMMGLGGGMDFDSKKAYRDVAWLGDCDQGCLALADLLGWKKELEDLVRKEHASIDAQSGSGAPNPTTSASSRKSPPPAKEEARTTEGEKPQ encoded by the exons A TGGACTTCCTGCGGAATTTCTTCTCCCAGACACTGGGCCTGGGCACCCAGAAGGAGCGTCTGCTGGACGAATTAACCCTGGAAGGGGTGACCCGCTACATGCAGAGTGAGCGCT GTCGCAGGGTTATCTGTTTGGTGGGAGCTGGAATCTCCACTT CGGCGGGCATCCCTGACTTCCGCTCCCCAAACACGGGCCTCTACGCCAACCTGGAGAAATACCATCTTCCCTACCCGGAGGCCATCTTTGAGATTGGCTACTTCAAG AAACACCCAGAGCCCTTCTTTGCCCTCGCCAAGGAACTCTATCCTGGGCAGTTCAAG CCCACCGTCTGCCACTACTTCATCCGCCTGCTGAAGGAGAAAGGGCTGCTCCTGCGCTGCTACACGCAG aACATAGACACCCTGGAGCGAGTGGCGGGGCTGGAGGCCGAGGACCTGGTGGAGGCCCACGGCACCTTCTACACGTCTCACTGCATCAGCCCCGTCTGCCGGCAGGAGTACGCGCTAAGCTGGATGAAAG AGAAGATCTTCTCCGAGGTGACTCCCAAGTGTGAGAAATGTCGGAGTGTGGTGAAGCCTG ATATCGTGTTCTTTGGCGAGAACCTCCCGGCGCGTTTCTTCTCCTGCCTGCAGTCA GACTTCCTGAAGGTGGACCTCCTCATCATCATGGGCACCTCCCTGCAGGTGCAGCCCTTCGCATCCCTTATCAGCAA GGCGCCCCTCTCCACCCCGCGCCTGCTCATCAACAAGGAGAAGACTGGCCAG ATGGACCCTTTCCTCGGGATGATGATGGGCCTCGGAGGAGGCATGGACTTCGACTCCAAGAAGGCCTACAG GGATGTGGCCTGGCTGGGTGACTGCGACCAGGGCTGCCTGGCCCTTGCCGACCTCCTCGGATGGAAG AAGGAACTGGAGGACCTTGTCCGGAAGGAGCATGCCAGCATAGATGCCCAGTCGGGGTCAGGGGCTCCCAACCCCACCACTTcagcttcctccaggaagtctccaCCTCCTGCCAAGGAGGAGGCCAGGACCACGGAGGGAGAGAAACCCCAGTGA
- the RINL gene encoding ras and Rab interactor-like protein codes for MMVQPEDKASAGPTDGERLIPSQANGAGETPLRVLGTPEPLLRLQRTWGVWQIPELDAQDAKALLELWPPGSFLVIGHDPRQVLVLRTGPSPGEINTYQILKLPGGVSLESSNLCMSDLPHLLAFLSASRDVLPRTLLLPPPTLGPGDQNTDPLQIGSIQLNTSGRVFFVVNKLYLETHRGWEMEQTPPETTPETAERHGPAPRTPAPHQVSWVEGPLSPEVHHPRPALASLVEEKKEDDYKDEEEGAEDALTRHIRALARARSSYVARQFRGFRVRLTSEAEGPHRPGDPATELLQDMRHLLADLQDHLAKDPDVRAVFESRAPGAPQKDEDLGPAVEAALCRAVLAPLKPALWTRLRTLRAPALRQLRRRQIALRAEAGPPGAQGAGHERRGPVPALRSRIHARLARLHSACAPRRKVSLLLAVCSDVYEGLARDENQEPLGADAFLPALTEELIWSPDIGETQLDVEFLMELLDPDELRGEAGYYLTTWFGALYHIAHYQPDTGRAPQGLSSEARASLRQWHRRRTLHRQSPTEAQAKLPFEEPWAIEIVQEASDD; via the exons ATGATGGTACAGCCAGAGGACAAGGCCTCAGCAGGCCCCACCGATGGGGAGAG ACTAATCCCATCACAGGCGAATGGAGCAGGTGAGACCCCCTTAAGAGTCCTTGGGACCCCAGAGCCACTCCTTCGCCTTCAGAGGACATGGGGGGTGTGGCAGATCCCAGAGCTGGATGCCCAGGATGCAAAAGCCCTTCTGGAGCTGTGGCCACCAGGG AGTTTCCTGGTCATAGGACATGATCCCAGACAGGTCCTTGTGTTGAGGACAGGACCTTCACCAGGGGAAATCAACACCTACCAGATCCTGAAGCTTCCTGGAG GTGTGTCTCTGGAGTCCTCTAACCTCTGCATGTCAGACCTGCCCCATCTCCTGGCCTTCCTATCAGCCAGCAG GGATGTTTTGCCCAGAACACTGCTCTTGCCCCCTCCCACTCTAGGGCCTGGAGACCAAAACACAG ATCCTCTGCAGATTGGCAGCATCCAACTCAACACCTCAGGGAGGGTGTTCTTTGTGGTGAACAAGCTCTACCTGGAGACCCACAGAGGGTGGGAGATGGAGCAGACGCCCCCAGAGACAACTCCAGAGACTGCCGAGAGACATGGTCCAG cccccaggaccccagccccTCACCAGGTCTCCTGGGTGGAAGGCCCACTCAGCCCAGAAGTACACCATCCTAGGCCAGCTCTGGCCAGCCTGgtggaagagaagaaggaggatgACTACAAAGATGAAGAAGAGGGAGCTGAGGATGCGCTCACGCGTCACATCCGGGCTCTAGCCAGGGCCCGGAGCAGCTACGTGGCCAGGCAGTTCCGGGGCTTTCGGGTGCGCCTCACCTCAGAGGCTGAAGGTCCCCACAGGCCTGGGGACCCGGCCACAGAGCTGCTTCAGGATATGCGGCACCTCCTTGCTGACCTCCAAGATCACTTAGCAAAGGACCCCGATGTCAGGGCTGTCTTTGAGAGCAGGGCTCCCGGGGCCCCCCAGAAGGACGAGGATCTAG GCCCCGCGGTGGAGGCGGCCCTGTGCCGGGCGGTGCTGGCGCCTCTGAAGCCGGCCCTGTGGACTCGACTCCGCACGCTCCGCGCCCCAGCTCTGCGGCAACTGCGGCGGCGACAGATAGCCCTGCGAGCGGAGGCGGGGCCTCCGGGAGCTCAGGGGGCGGGGCATGAGAGGCGGGGCCCCGTCCCCGCCCTGCGAAGCCGCATCCACGCGCGCCTGGCGCGCCTCCACTCAGCCTGCGCCCCACGCCGCAAGGTGTCGCTCCTGCTGGCGGTGTGCAGTGACGTCTACGAGGGCCTGGCTCGGGACGAAAACCAAG AGCCCCTGGGGGCCGACGCCTTCCTGCCAGCGCTAACAGAGGAACTAATCTGGAGTCCGGACATTGGGGAGACTCAGCTTGACGTGGAGTTTCTCATGGAGCTCTTGGATCCGGACGAGCTACGGGGAGAGG CCGGGTACTACCTGACCACGTGGTTTGGGGCCCTGTACCACATTGCCCACTACCAGCCCGACACGGGCCGCGCGCCCCAGGGGCTCAGCTCTGAGGCCCGGGCCTCCCTGCGCCAGTGGCACCGCAGGCGGACGCTGCATAGACAGAGCCCCACCGAAGCCCAG gCCAAGCTGCCCTTTGAGGAACCATGGGCAATAGAGATTGTGCAAGAGGCCAGTGATGATTAG